From a region of the Geothrix sp. 21YS21S-2 genome:
- a CDS encoding putative Ig domain-containing protein has translation MTVCLLVLSGCSGGGGGSPTPAVQAPSGLAYSANPATFTLGQAIANDVPSHTGGAPTAYSVTPALPAGLSLGAASGVISGTPGAITARATYTVTASNSAGSAAAAVAITVNDAAPSNLAYTMATAVYQRGLPIAANLASSAGGAVVSYAVSPALPAGLALDAATGAITGTPLATASPASYTVTATNTGGFAQAILVLSVLEQAPTGLAYSANPAVFFRGAAIAADLPSSAGGPVASYLVAPALPAGLSLDAGTGAITGTPTVLAAAAPYVVTATNTGGSAQATLILSVVEPAPTTLAYGLNPAVYTRGAAIAANTPSHGGGVVVSYAVSPALPAGLALNTSTGVITGTPTALAAPDAYAVTATNTSGSTLATLILSVVDVTPTSLAYSLNPAVYARGTAIPANTPSNAGGVPSAYAISPALPAGLAFSTATGAITGTPTALAAAVPYVVTATNTAGSAQATLTLSVVDQAPTGLAYSANPAVYTRGVAIPSNVPTHGGGGPTAYAVAPALPAGLALDTATGVIAGTPTAQTAAATYTVTASNALGGTQATLTLTVVEPAPTALAFSLNPAVYIRGTAITANTPSHGGGVVASYVVSPSLPAGLALNTSTGVITGTPTATAASAPYLVTASNTGGSAQATLTLTVVEPAPTALVYSLNPAVYQHGTAITANAPSNAGGVPDAYAVSPALPAGLVLSTSTGVITGTPTAAAASAPYVITASNTAGSTQATLTLRVVEAAPTGLTYTLAKAYYSVGVPATPNTPSTSGGDPATAYAVSPALPQGLAISATTGVISGTPTTSTAKANYTVTASNPGGAATASLSIVVYPPGPTLDLTVDAIELMQSPQTLDNSVPILAGKSGVARVFVVANQANTVAPAVQLTLTNDGIPVAGYPRTIPAPGASVPLAVAEGTLASSWNLAIPGSDLAAPAGTGYALTAVVDPQALVAEADRTNNTTTVALTGATVPTFRTTIFPVVLSSGTGNITEANKAAWVARLAKMWPVADVDVLVGATFTGSVATLGSDGTGWSALLSDLALKHQADAATNRYYYGALSIPYGSGVAGLGYIAGPGANYRYRTAIGWDKASGYADGGKYPEVFAHEIGHTFGLYHAPCGGVANPDAGYPYANGIIGTWAYDSVSNTLYAPTSWNDIMGYCSPNWVSDYNYKKVLANRNVTGGFLVASPEDPRECLLVRGLLHEDGTVELLPGFRTGAAPTIPPVESDLRVEGLDATGRLLFTAPLEAVEAGCGGAPRDRHFLAALPLASSDLDALADLRILKEGRILASRTSAGAPSAGPAVRRASGEDVTITWDARVHPGLLVRDASTGEVIAVLAGGERTIRTQAAALDLVFSDGIKGHTTHLKQVD, from the coding sequence TTGACTGTCTGTCTCCTCGTCCTTTCGGGCTGCAGCGGCGGCGGGGGGGGTTCGCCCACCCCGGCCGTCCAGGCCCCCTCGGGCCTGGCGTACTCCGCCAATCCGGCCACCTTCACGCTGGGGCAGGCCATCGCCAACGACGTCCCCTCCCACACGGGGGGGGCGCCAACCGCCTACAGCGTCACCCCGGCCCTCCCCGCCGGGCTCAGTCTGGGCGCCGCCTCCGGTGTCATCAGCGGAACCCCGGGGGCCATCACCGCGCGGGCCACCTACACCGTCACCGCTTCCAATTCGGCGGGCAGCGCCGCGGCGGCCGTGGCCATCACGGTGAACGACGCCGCGCCCTCGAACCTCGCCTACACCATGGCCACGGCCGTCTACCAGCGGGGCCTGCCCATCGCGGCCAACCTGGCCTCCAGCGCAGGGGGCGCGGTGGTCTCCTACGCCGTCAGTCCGGCCCTTCCCGCGGGTCTCGCCCTCGACGCGGCCACGGGCGCGATCACCGGGACGCCCCTCGCCACGGCCTCCCCGGCCTCCTATACGGTCACGGCCACCAACACCGGCGGCTTCGCCCAGGCCATCCTCGTCCTCTCGGTGCTGGAGCAGGCGCCGACGGGCCTGGCCTACAGCGCCAACCCGGCGGTGTTCTTCCGGGGCGCCGCCATCGCCGCCGACCTTCCTTCCAGCGCAGGCGGCCCGGTGGCCTCCTACCTGGTGGCCCCGGCGCTTCCCGCGGGGCTGTCCCTGGACGCCGGCACCGGGGCGATCACCGGAACCCCCACCGTCCTCGCAGCCGCGGCCCCGTACGTGGTCACGGCCACCAACACCGGCGGCAGCGCCCAGGCCACCCTCATCCTGTCGGTGGTGGAACCGGCCCCCACGACCCTGGCCTACGGCCTCAACCCCGCGGTCTACACCCGGGGTGCGGCCATCGCCGCCAACACCCCCTCCCACGGCGGGGGCGTGGTCGTCTCGTACGCGGTCAGTCCGGCCCTCCCCGCCGGGCTCGCGCTCAATACCTCGACCGGCGTGATAACCGGGACCCCCACGGCCCTCGCCGCCCCGGACGCCTACGCCGTCACCGCCACCAACACCAGCGGGTCAACCCTGGCGACCCTCATCCTCTCGGTGGTGGACGTGACCCCCACGTCCCTCGCCTACAGCCTCAATCCGGCGGTCTACGCCCGGGGCACCGCCATCCCGGCCAACACGCCCTCCAATGCGGGCGGCGTCCCCAGCGCCTACGCGATCAGCCCGGCCCTGCCCGCGGGCCTGGCCTTCAGCACCGCCACCGGCGCGATCACCGGGACCCCCACGGCCCTCGCCGCTGCGGTCCCCTATGTCGTCACGGCCACCAACACCGCGGGCAGCGCCCAGGCCACCCTCACCCTGTCGGTGGTGGATCAGGCCCCGACGGGACTGGCCTACAGCGCCAATCCGGCGGTGTACACCCGGGGCGTGGCCATTCCGTCCAACGTGCCAACGCACGGCGGGGGCGGGCCGACCGCCTACGCCGTCGCCCCGGCCCTTCCCGCCGGGCTCGCGCTTGACACCGCCACCGGCGTCATAGCGGGGACGCCCACGGCCCAGACCGCCGCCGCCACCTACACCGTGACGGCCTCCAACGCCCTGGGCGGCACGCAGGCCACCCTCACCCTCACGGTGGTGGAACCGGCGCCCACGGCCCTGGCCTTCAGCCTCAACCCGGCCGTCTACATCCGCGGAACCGCCATCACCGCCAACACGCCCTCCCACGGGGGCGGGGTGGTGGCCTCGTACGTGGTCAGCCCCTCCCTGCCGGCGGGCCTGGCCCTTAATACCTCCACCGGCGTGATCACCGGGACGCCCACCGCCACGGCCGCCTCGGCCCCCTACCTCGTGACGGCCTCCAACACCGGCGGCAGTGCGCAGGCCACCCTCACCCTCACCGTGGTGGAACCGGCCCCGACGGCCCTGGTCTACAGCCTCAACCCCGCCGTGTACCAACACGGCACCGCCATCACGGCCAACGCGCCTTCCAACGCGGGCGGGGTCCCCGACGCCTACGCGGTAAGTCCGGCCCTCCCTGCGGGCCTGGTCCTCAGCACCTCCACCGGCGTGATCACCGGTACCCCCACCGCCGCGGCCGCCTCGGCCCCCTACGTGATCACGGCCTCCAACACCGCCGGGAGCACCCAGGCCACCCTCACCCTCCGGGTGGTCGAGGCGGCCCCCACCGGCCTGACCTACACCCTGGCGAAGGCCTACTATTCCGTGGGCGTCCCGGCCACTCCCAACACCCCGTCCACCAGCGGCGGCGATCCCGCGACCGCCTACGCGGTGTCCCCGGCCCTTCCCCAGGGGCTCGCCATCAGCGCCACCACGGGCGTCATCAGCGGGACGCCCACCACCTCCACGGCGAAGGCCAACTACACCGTGACCGCCTCCAATCCGGGCGGCGCGGCCACGGCCTCCCTGTCCATCGTGGTCTATCCTCCCGGCCCGACCCTGGACCTGACCGTGGACGCCATCGAGCTCATGCAGAGCCCCCAGACCCTCGACAACAGCGTGCCCATCCTCGCCGGCAAGAGCGGGGTCGCCCGGGTCTTCGTGGTGGCCAACCAGGCCAACACCGTGGCGCCGGCGGTGCAGCTCACCCTCACCAACGACGGGATCCCGGTCGCGGGCTACCCCAGGACCATCCCGGCCCCCGGCGCCAGCGTGCCCCTGGCGGTCGCCGAAGGAACCCTGGCCTCCAGCTGGAACCTGGCCATCCCCGGCTCGGACCTGGCCGCCCCCGCGGGGACCGGCTACGCCCTCACGGCCGTGGTGGACCCCCAGGCCCTGGTCGCCGAGGCGGACCGCACGAACAACACGACCACGGTGGCGCTCACCGGCGCCACCGTGCCCACCTTCCGCACCACGATCTTCCCCGTGGTTCTCTCCAGCGGAACGGGCAACATCACGGAGGCCAACAAGGCCGCCTGGGTGGCCCGGCTGGCCAAGATGTGGCCCGTGGCCGACGTGGACGTCCTCGTGGGGGCCACCTTCACCGGCTCGGTGGCGACCCTGGGCTCCGACGGAACGGGCTGGAGCGCCCTCCTCAGCGATCTCGCGCTCAAGCACCAGGCGGATGCGGCCACCAACCGCTACTACTACGGGGCCCTGAGCATCCCCTACGGCAGCGGCGTGGCCGGCCTGGGCTACATCGCCGGCCCGGGCGCCAACTACCGCTACCGCACGGCCATCGGCTGGGACAAGGCCAGCGGCTACGCCGACGGCGGCAAGTACCCGGAGGTCTTCGCCCACGAGATCGGCCACACCTTCGGCCTTTATCACGCCCCCTGCGGCGGAGTCGCCAACCCCGACGCCGGCTATCCCTACGCCAACGGCATCATCGGCACCTGGGCGTACGACAGCGTCTCCAACACCCTCTACGCCCCCACGTCCTGGAACGACATCATGGGCTACTGCAGCCCCAACTGGGTCAGCGACTACAACTACAAGAAGGTTCTCGCCAACCGCAACGTCACCGGCGGGTTCCTGGTGGCCTCCCCCGAGGACCCCCGGGAGTGCCTGCTCGTGCGCGGCCTCCTTCACGAGGACGGCACGGTCGAGCTGCTCCCCGGGTTCCGCACCGGGGCGGCGCCGACGATCCCCCCGGTGGAATCCGACCTGCGGGTGGAGGGCCTGGACGCCACGGGCCGGCTCCTCTTCACCGCGCCCCTGGAGGCGGTGGAGGCGGGCTGCGGAGGGGCCCCCCGCGACCGGCATTTCCTCGCGGCCCTTCCCCTGGCCTCCAGCGACCTGGACGCCCTGGCGGACCTGAGGATCCTGAAGGAAGGCCGGATCCTGGCCAGCCGCACCTCGGCCGGGGCCCCAAGCGCCGGTCCCGCGGTCCGCCGCGCCTCCGGCGAGGACGTGACGATCACCTGGGATGCCCGTGTCCATCCGGGGCTCCTGGTGCGGGATGCCTCCACCGGGGAGGTCATCGCCGTCCTCGCCGGCGGGGAGCGGACGATCCGGACCCAGGCCGCCGCCCTGGACCTGGTGTTCAGCGATGGAATCAAGGGCCACACCACCCACCTGAAACAGGTGGATTGA
- a CDS encoding putative Ig domain-containing protein, with product MRPFRWIGLFLAGSLLVNLGCGGGGSSTPAPQGPANLTYAANPAVFTIGEAITPDLPSSTGGTPARYSVTPTLPAGLSLSSSTGAVSGTPTAITARATYTVTATNSAGGTTAGLTITVNDAAPTGVSYGIPTAVYARGAAIAANTPSHTGGTPTGYLIEPALPAGLSLSSASGVITGTPTAVTAAAAYVVTASNATGSVTTTLTLSVVEVAPANLTYTRTTAAYPRGIAITANSPSFSGGAPTGYVVSPALPAGLAMDPATGVISGMPTTLTAPASYVVTGSNPAGSAQATLTLSVVEVAPSGLTYTVTRAYYAVGTAIAANVPSTSGGGAVASYAVSPSLPPGLALNTATGVISGTPTAATAMATYTVTASNGGGSATAALSIVVFPPGSTLDLAVAKIEFTQSTQTPDNSVPIIAGKNGLARVYVLANQANTAAPVVQVTLTNNGTAVSGYPKTVAAPGAGTPLTVAEGTLASSWNLAIPGTDLASPVGTGYAIEAVIDPGGLVAEGDRTNNTTTVALAVTTVPTFRTTIFPVVLSSGTANVTEATKASWVARLARMWPIADLDILVGAPFTGSVSTLSATDDTTWSKLLSDLSAKHAADGATGRYYYGAVTTPYASGTAGMGYVPTLNSPYSARTAIGWDKSANYADGGLYPEVFAHEVGHNFGLSHAPCGVSSYDTGYPYASGVIGVWGYDSTRNILESPTSVVDVMSYCSPVWVSDYNYKKVITTRAATGAYVATAADTARECLIARGIVHKDGSVELLPGFRTRAVPSPVQPEGDLRLEGLDAGGNVVLTSPMEAEEMGCDPGPHDRHFLVALPAASADLDALASLRVLKDGQILASRTSPRVVAGQPSLRRVSAGEVALDWDAAAHPAVMVRDTATGEVVAILEGGQRTFQTSAASLDLVFSDGVKGHTTRMRQVD from the coding sequence ATGCGACCTTTCCGATGGATCGGCCTTTTCCTGGCCGGCAGTCTCCTTGTCAACCTCGGATGCGGGGGGGGAGGCTCCTCCACGCCGGCGCCCCAGGGACCCGCCAATCTCACCTACGCCGCCAACCCGGCGGTCTTCACCATCGGCGAGGCCATCACCCCCGATCTGCCCTCCTCCACGGGCGGAACCCCGGCCCGGTATTCCGTCACCCCCACCCTGCCGGCGGGTCTGAGCCTGAGCTCCTCGACCGGCGCCGTCAGCGGAACCCCCACCGCCATCACAGCCAGGGCCACCTACACCGTGACGGCCACCAACTCCGCAGGCGGCACCACCGCGGGGCTCACCATCACGGTGAACGACGCCGCCCCCACGGGGGTGTCCTACGGCATCCCCACCGCCGTCTACGCCCGGGGCGCCGCCATTGCCGCCAACACGCCCTCCCACACCGGCGGCACGCCCACCGGCTATTTGATCGAGCCGGCCCTTCCCGCGGGCCTGTCGCTCAGCTCCGCCTCCGGCGTCATCACCGGAACCCCCACCGCCGTCACGGCCGCCGCCGCCTACGTCGTGACGGCCTCCAACGCCACCGGCAGCGTGACCACCACGCTCACCCTGTCCGTGGTGGAAGTGGCCCCGGCCAACCTCACCTACACCCGGACGACGGCGGCCTACCCCCGCGGCATCGCGATCACGGCCAACAGCCCCTCCTTCAGCGGCGGCGCGCCGACGGGCTACGTCGTCAGCCCGGCCCTTCCCGCGGGCCTGGCCATGGACCCCGCCACCGGCGTCATCTCCGGGATGCCCACGACGCTGACGGCTCCGGCCAGCTATGTCGTCACGGGCTCCAACCCCGCGGGCAGCGCCCAGGCCACCCTCACCCTCTCCGTCGTGGAGGTGGCTCCCTCGGGCCTGACCTACACGGTGACCAGGGCCTACTACGCGGTCGGCACCGCCATCGCGGCGAACGTCCCATCCACTTCGGGCGGCGGCGCCGTGGCCTCCTACGCGGTCAGCCCGTCCCTGCCCCCAGGGCTGGCCCTGAACACCGCCACCGGCGTCATCAGCGGCACGCCCACGGCGGCGACCGCCATGGCGACTTACACCGTCACCGCCTCCAATGGCGGCGGCTCCGCCACGGCGGCCCTGTCCATCGTGGTCTTCCCCCCCGGCTCCACCCTGGATCTGGCGGTGGCGAAGATCGAATTCACCCAGAGCACCCAGACCCCCGACAATTCCGTGCCCATCATCGCCGGCAAGAACGGACTCGCCCGGGTCTACGTGCTGGCCAACCAGGCCAACACCGCCGCGCCCGTGGTTCAGGTCACCCTCACCAACAACGGAACCGCCGTCTCCGGCTATCCCAAGACCGTCGCCGCACCGGGCGCCGGCACCCCGCTGACGGTGGCCGAAGGCACCCTCGCCTCCAGCTGGAACCTGGCCATCCCCGGAACGGACCTGGCGTCCCCGGTGGGCACCGGCTATGCGATCGAGGCGGTGATCGACCCCGGAGGCCTGGTCGCCGAGGGGGACCGCACCAACAACACGACCACGGTCGCCCTCGCGGTGACCACGGTTCCCACCTTCCGCACCACGATCTTCCCCGTGGTGCTGTCCAGCGGCACGGCCAACGTGACCGAGGCCACCAAGGCGTCGTGGGTGGCGCGGCTGGCCAGGATGTGGCCCATCGCCGACCTGGACATCCTCGTGGGGGCTCCCTTCACCGGTTCGGTCTCCACCCTCAGCGCCACTGACGACACCACCTGGAGCAAGCTCCTGAGCGACCTCTCCGCCAAGCACGCCGCGGACGGCGCCACCGGCCGGTACTACTACGGGGCCGTGACGACGCCCTACGCCAGCGGCACGGCCGGGATGGGGTACGTCCCGACCCTCAACTCTCCCTACTCCGCGCGCACGGCCATCGGCTGGGACAAGAGCGCCAACTATGCCGACGGCGGGCTCTACCCGGAGGTCTTCGCCCACGAGGTCGGGCACAATTTCGGCCTGTCCCACGCGCCGTGCGGGGTCTCCTCGTACGACACCGGCTATCCGTACGCCAGCGGCGTCATCGGCGTCTGGGGCTACGACAGCACCCGGAACATCCTCGAATCGCCCACCTCGGTGGTGGACGTCATGAGCTACTGCAGTCCGGTCTGGGTGAGCGACTACAACTACAAGAAGGTCATCACCACCCGCGCGGCCACCGGCGCCTACGTGGCCACGGCCGCGGATACGGCCCGGGAGTGCCTCATCGCCCGGGGCATCGTGCACAAGGACGGCTCCGTCGAACTGCTCCCCGGATTCCGCACCCGCGCCGTCCCGTCCCCGGTCCAGCCGGAAGGGGACCTGCGCCTGGAAGGCCTGGACGCCGGCGGAAATGTGGTCCTTACCTCCCCCATGGAAGCCGAGGAGATGGGTTGCGACCCGGGTCCCCACGACCGGCACTTCCTCGTGGCCCTGCCCGCGGCCTCCGCCGACCTGGATGCCCTGGCCAGCCTCAGGGTCCTCAAGGACGGGCAGATCCTCGCAAGCCGCACCTCGCCCCGGGTCGTTGCGGGGCAACCCTCCCTGCGCCGGGTCTCGGCAGGCGAGGTGGCCCTGGACTGGGACGCCGCCGCGCACCCCGCCGTCATGGTCAGGGACACGGCCACAGGGGAGGTGGTGGCCATCCTCGAAGGCGGCCAGCGGACCTTCCAGACTTCGGCGGCCTCGCTGGACCTCGTGTTCAGCGACGGCGTGAAGGGCCACACCACCCGCATGAGGCAGGTGGACTAG
- a CDS encoding IS110 family transposase yields the protein MSKYVGLDVHKETIAVSVAEAHEGEVRYVGEIANTPEAVVKLVRQLRKDGATLSFCYEAGPCGYILYRQLLALRLECQVVAPSLIPRKPGDRVKTDRRDSLTLARLHRAGELTAIWVPDEAQEALRDLTRAREDLKHLQHVAKQRLLAFLLRHGRTYSGKTRWTQAHLRWLETMKFDQPVQQIVFQEYVDTVQAMTRRVAAFDEQIETAGSSSAFSRLIEGYMALRGINRLTATTIVAEIGDLRRFANAPQLMKYLGVVPSEHSSGETRSRGGITKTGNGHVRRVLVEAAWTYRHPARKTPSLQRRAERAPEAVQTIAWAAQKRLCARYRQFEARGKKKVQTCTAIARELTGFLWAIGQALPPPTPKP from the coding sequence GTGAGCAAGTACGTCGGGCTGGATGTCCACAAGGAGACGATTGCGGTCTCGGTGGCTGAAGCCCACGAAGGGGAAGTTCGGTACGTGGGTGAGATCGCCAATACACCGGAGGCCGTGGTGAAACTTGTGAGGCAACTCCGGAAGGATGGCGCGACGCTTTCGTTCTGCTACGAAGCGGGCCCCTGCGGTTACATCCTTTATCGGCAACTACTCGCTTTACGGCTGGAGTGCCAGGTTGTGGCGCCGTCCCTCATTCCCAGGAAACCTGGGGACCGGGTCAAAACCGACCGCCGCGATAGTCTGACCTTGGCCAGGCTCCACCGGGCCGGGGAACTAACGGCAATATGGGTGCCCGACGAAGCCCAGGAGGCCCTGCGGGATCTGACCCGGGCTCGGGAGGACCTGAAGCATTTGCAGCACGTCGCCAAGCAGCGACTGTTGGCCTTCCTGCTGCGGCACGGGCGGACCTATTCCGGAAAAACCCGGTGGACCCAGGCCCATCTCCGCTGGCTGGAAACCATGAAGTTCGACCAGCCGGTCCAACAAATCGTCTTTCAGGAATATGTCGATACGGTCCAGGCCATGACCAGACGGGTTGCGGCCTTCGACGAGCAGATCGAAACCGCCGGATCGAGTTCGGCCTTCTCCAGGCTGATCGAAGGCTACATGGCCCTGCGCGGGATCAACCGCCTCACTGCGACCACGATCGTGGCTGAGATCGGCGATTTGAGGCGATTCGCCAATGCACCCCAGTTGATGAAGTATCTGGGGGTGGTTCCCAGCGAGCATTCCAGTGGCGAGACCCGGTCCCGCGGGGGGATCACCAAGACCGGCAATGGCCATGTGCGCAGGGTCCTGGTGGAGGCAGCATGGACCTACCGGCATCCCGCGAGGAAAACCCCGAGCCTGCAAAGACGGGCCGAACGTGCTCCAGAAGCAGTGCAGACCATCGCCTGGGCTGCACAGAAGCGCCTTTGCGCACGCTACCGGCAGTTCGAGGCCAGGGGCAAGAAGAAGGTCCAGACCTGCACGGCCATCGCCCGCGAGCTGACCGGCTTCCTCTGGGCCATTGGCCAGGCCCTGCCACCGCCTACCCCCAAGCCTTAG
- a CDS encoding c-type cytochrome, translating to MNLLPTFAVLAVAASLQAQTPAARGAYLVKTMGCNDCHTPLKMGPKGPEPDMDRFLSGHPAGLKMPPAPDLGQGPWAWVGSGTMTAFSGPWGTTFSANLTSDKETGMGAVSEKDFIQIFRTGRHLGKGRPVLPPMPIPAVNEATDEDIKAIYAFLQTTRPIRNAVPDILPPRS from the coding sequence GTGAACCTGCTTCCGACTTTCGCCGTCCTCGCCGTGGCCGCCTCCCTCCAGGCCCAGACCCCCGCCGCCCGCGGCGCCTACCTGGTGAAGACCATGGGCTGCAACGACTGCCACACCCCCCTGAAGATGGGGCCCAAGGGCCCCGAACCCGACATGGACCGCTTCCTCTCCGGCCACCCCGCGGGCCTGAAGATGCCCCCCGCCCCCGACCTGGGACAGGGCCCCTGGGCCTGGGTGGGCAGCGGCACCATGACCGCCTTCTCCGGCCCCTGGGGCACGACCTTCTCGGCCAACCTCACCTCGGACAAGGAGACCGGCATGGGCGCCGTCTCCGAAAAGGACTTCATCCAGATATTCCGCACCGGGCGCCACCTGGGCAAGGGCCGCCCCGTGCTGCCCCCCATGCCCATCCCCGCCGTGAACGAGGCCACCGACGAGGACATCAAGGCCATCTATGCCTTCCTCCAGACCACCAGGCCCATCCGCAACGCGGTGCCGGACATCCTCCCGCCCCGCTCCTGA